In a single window of the Dysgonomonas mossii genome:
- a CDS encoding DNA methyltransferase translates to MTREEEYINFLSLKMAVSSQTGFDVEKSELTPTLYPHVKDTVQWAIKGGCRAIFSSFGLQKTVTQLEIARLIIAHKGGKALIVCPKRVVIEFKAQAKEHLNMDVTYVRYMTDVIDCKTDIMIANYERVRDGDIMPDYFIMTSLDEASVLRDYGTKTYQEFLPKFSTVPYRFVATATPSPNRYKELIHYAGYLGIMDTGQALTRFFKRDSTKANNLTLYDHKEEEFWLWMSTWALFLTKPSDLGYSDEGYELPDLIAYEEVVNVDNSTAGVNKDGQVKMLREASTKDFRGKAKERRDNLDAKVDRIVEILARPENKDDHFLIWHDLEAERHAICKAIPECKAVYGTQKDEEADIIIDDFKNGRLKYLAAKPSMLGEGLNFQYYCHKAIMIIDDKFHDKFQAIHRIWRFMQKYNVHLYLVYAESESKIYQDFILKWEQHNKLVDNMAEIVRKYGLYGLDAQEKMMRWMFASREEYKGTEFISVNNDCVLEAFKKKDNSSGLVITSIPFSNHYEYTPTYNDFGHNINNDKFFQQMDFLTPEMYRILQPGRLACIHVKDRVLFGNATGTGMPTIDPFHAMCIFHYIKHGFEFMGMITVVTDVVRENNQTYRLGYTEMCKDGSKMGVGCPEYVLLFRKPQTNKSKAYADIPVVKDPESYSLARWQVDAHAFWKSSGNTLLTAEHISNMKIDQVRLLFKDFDRNNVYNYERHVEIAEMMDRINILPRTFMAIDPTTDHPMVWDDVARMKTLNTRQTQHNKQNHICPLQIDIVDRLIDRYSNEGDEIYEPFGGIGTVGYCALKKKRKAFVTELNYDYWIDGLGYMREAEMKASAPTLFDLMEIETI, encoded by the coding sequence ATGACAAGAGAAGAGGAATATATAAATTTTCTTTCCTTAAAAATGGCAGTCAGTAGCCAAACAGGATTTGATGTAGAAAAAAGCGAATTAACACCTACATTATATCCACATGTGAAAGATACTGTACAATGGGCCATAAAGGGAGGATGCCGGGCTATATTTTCATCATTCGGGTTACAGAAAACAGTAACCCAATTGGAAATAGCAAGGCTTATAATAGCACACAAGGGGGGTAAGGCTCTTATTGTATGTCCTAAACGTGTCGTTATAGAGTTTAAAGCTCAGGCTAAAGAACATCTTAATATGGATGTAACCTATGTGAGATACATGACTGATGTAATAGACTGCAAAACGGACATAATGATAGCTAATTATGAACGTGTCCGGGATGGAGATATAATGCCGGATTATTTCATAATGACATCACTTGATGAGGCTTCGGTATTACGAGATTACGGTACAAAAACATATCAAGAGTTTCTACCTAAATTTTCGACAGTACCTTATAGATTTGTAGCTACTGCAACACCATCTCCGAATAGGTATAAAGAGCTAATACATTATGCAGGGTATCTAGGAATTATGGATACGGGGCAAGCTTTAACTAGATTCTTTAAACGTGACAGCACAAAAGCGAACAATCTGACACTATACGATCACAAAGAAGAGGAGTTCTGGTTATGGATGTCAACATGGGCGTTGTTTTTGACAAAACCTTCTGATCTCGGATATTCTGACGAGGGTTACGAATTGCCGGATTTGATAGCCTATGAAGAAGTTGTTAATGTAGATAACTCTACAGCAGGTGTAAATAAGGACGGACAGGTTAAAATGTTACGTGAAGCCTCAACAAAGGATTTCCGGGGAAAAGCAAAGGAAAGAAGAGATAACCTAGATGCTAAAGTAGATCGTATAGTAGAGATACTGGCCCGGCCTGAAAACAAAGATGATCATTTCTTGATATGGCACGACTTGGAAGCTGAACGACACGCCATCTGTAAAGCCATCCCTGAATGTAAAGCCGTATATGGCACACAAAAGGATGAGGAGGCCGACATCATTATTGACGACTTTAAGAATGGTCGTTTGAAATATCTAGCTGCAAAACCCTCGATGCTGGGAGAGGGTTTAAACTTCCAATATTATTGTCATAAAGCAATAATGATAATTGACGATAAATTCCACGATAAATTCCAAGCTATACATCGTATTTGGCGTTTCATGCAGAAATACAATGTACATCTATATCTGGTATATGCTGAATCTGAAAGCAAGATTTATCAGGATTTCATCCTGAAATGGGAACAACACAATAAACTCGTGGATAATATGGCCGAAATAGTACGCAAATACGGACTTTACGGACTGGATGCACAAGAAAAAATGATGCGATGGATGTTTGCCAGTCGTGAAGAATATAAGGGCACGGAATTTATATCTGTTAACAATGATTGTGTATTAGAGGCTTTTAAAAAGAAGGATAATTCTTCAGGGTTAGTAATTACATCTATCCCATTCTCTAATCATTACGAATACACACCAACTTATAACGATTTCGGGCATAATATCAATAATGATAAATTTTTTCAGCAGATGGATTTCTTAACACCGGAGATGTATAGGATCTTGCAACCGGGACGACTAGCCTGTATCCACGTTAAAGATCGTGTGCTATTCGGAAACGCTACAGGTACAGGGATGCCAACAATAGATCCTTTTCATGCCATGTGTATTTTTCATTATATAAAGCACGGATTTGAATTTATGGGAATGATAACAGTAGTTACCGATGTAGTAAGGGAAAATAACCAAACTTACAGACTTGGATATACAGAGATGTGTAAAGATGGCTCGAAAATGGGCGTCGGTTGTCCTGAATATGTATTATTGTTCCGCAAACCGCAAACCAATAAAAGCAAGGCATACGCAGATATACCGGTAGTTAAAGACCCGGAATCATATTCTTTGGCAAGATGGCAAGTAGATGCGCATGCGTTCTGGAAATCATCTGGAAATACATTGTTGACAGCCGAGCATATTTCCAATATGAAAATAGATCAGGTTAGGTTACTATTCAAGGATTTTGATAGAAACAATGTATACAATTATGAGCGACATGTAGAGATTGCCGAAATGATGGATAGAATAAATATTCTACCACGTACATTTATGGCTATAGACCCGACAACAGATCATCCGATGGTGTGGGATGATGTAGCGAGAATGAAGACACTTAATACTCGTCAGACACAGCATAACAAGCAAAATCATATATGTCCCTTGCAGATAGATATAGTCGATAGGCTGATAGATAGATATAGTAACGAAGGAGATGAGATATACGAGCCATTTGGAGGTATCGGTACAGTTGGTTATTGCGCTCTGAAAAAGAAGAGAAAAGCCTTCGTGACTGAACTTAATTATGACTATTGGATAGATGGGTTAGGCTATATGCGTGAAGCGGAAATGAAAGCATCCGCACCGACATTGTTTGACTTAATGGAAATAGAGACGATATGA
- a CDS encoding DNA polymerase III subunit beta, with amino-acid sequence MEEKAIFKVSKNELQHQLQKVSKSVLDKSTLPIYTYILFELLENKKLNLTGSTTEIQIETSMEVIESNNVLTFCVDKSIINILKTLPEQPVTIEVTKTPNHNEGTASVTIVFSHSSGSAIIPGMDATFFEKMKETSGQSFIIPVEKLRRGLNMTRKFAGTDAMKPTQSAVFFDLKEDCITFVATNGAYMSRFKDESVKCPGCEGFIFKLDAVNISSSTLEGLSDIDVKVTSNKTNVNMSAGSLKITSRLAEGRYPNYNSIFPSDNNIEIMIDSKALASIINRLLIVANPLVALIKLETGMIDCSLSTSDEFSNKSAKEIVEVSSNMEITIGFSGSQMIDILSVIYGNAILAFSAPERPILVKPEINDEDCDLTLLSMPLILR; translated from the coding sequence ATGGAGGAAAAAGCAATATTCAAAGTCTCAAAAAATGAGCTTCAACACCAATTGCAAAAAGTTAGTAAATCGGTATTGGATAAATCTACACTTCCAATCTACACATATATACTTTTTGAGCTACTGGAAAACAAAAAATTAAACCTGACAGGATCTACAACGGAAATACAGATAGAGACAAGTATGGAGGTAATAGAATCTAATAATGTGCTTACATTCTGCGTGGATAAATCGATAATAAACATACTGAAAACTCTACCGGAGCAACCTGTTACGATTGAAGTGACAAAAACTCCAAATCATAACGAGGGAACAGCTAGTGTAACTATTGTTTTTAGCCACTCGTCAGGAAGTGCAATTATACCGGGAATGGATGCAACGTTTTTCGAAAAAATGAAAGAAACGTCCGGGCAATCTTTCATAATACCTGTAGAAAAATTAAGAAGAGGCTTAAATATGACACGAAAATTTGCGGGGACAGATGCGATGAAACCGACACAGTCAGCTGTATTCTTTGATCTAAAAGAAGATTGTATAACTTTTGTGGCTACTAATGGAGCCTATATGTCTCGATTCAAGGACGAATCTGTTAAGTGTCCGGGATGCGAGGGATTTATATTCAAGTTGGATGCAGTAAACATAAGCTCCTCTACACTGGAAGGACTGTCAGATATTGATGTGAAAGTAACGTCGAATAAAACAAACGTGAATATGTCGGCAGGTAGCCTAAAAATAACGTCAAGGCTGGCTGAAGGTCGTTACCCTAACTACAACAGTATATTTCCATCTGATAATAATATTGAAATAATGATAGATAGCAAAGCTCTTGCTTCTATCATAAATAGGTTGTTGATAGTTGCAAACCCCCTCGTTGCTCTTATAAAATTAGAAACAGGAATGATAGACTGCTCATTGTCTACATCGGATGAGTTTAGTAATAAATCTGCAAAAGAGATTGTAGAGGTTAGCAGCAATATGGAAATAACAATAGGGTTTAGCGGCTCTCAAATGATAGATATATTGTCTGTTATATATGGAAATGCAATACTGGCATTTTCAGCACCTGAAAGGCCTATTCTTGTAAAGCCGGAAATAAATGATGAGGATTGCGATTTAACTTTATTATCAATGCCCTTAATACTAAGATAA
- a CDS encoding DUF4494 domain-containing protein yields MHNWFECKVSHEKMMENGLQKKVTEPYLVDALSFTEAEARITEEIKPYISGEFTIQTIKRAKLSELFFNDNGDKFFKAKVLFVHLDEKSGTEKKTPVYMLAQASDIDEAQAVIKTGMAGTLADYEIAEVKETRIMDVFPHSEEEKKKIII; encoded by the coding sequence ATGCACAATTGGTTTGAATGTAAAGTCTCCCATGAAAAAATGATGGAGAATGGATTACAAAAGAAAGTAACAGAGCCGTATTTGGTAGATGCTCTTTCTTTTACTGAGGCTGAGGCCCGTATTACAGAAGAAATAAAGCCATATATATCTGGAGAGTTCACGATACAGACAATAAAGAGGGCTAAACTTTCAGAATTATTTTTCAATGATAATGGAGATAAATTTTTCAAAGCGAAAGTATTGTTTGTTCATCTCGATGAAAAATCAGGAACTGAAAAGAAAACCCCTGTTTATATGCTAGCTCAAGCTTCAGATATTGATGAGGCGCAAGCCGTAATAAAGACAGGTATGGCAGGAACATTGGCGGACTACGAGATAGCTGAGGTAAAAGAAACCAGGATCATGGACGTATTTCCTCACTCTGAGGAAGAAAAGAAAAAGATAATCATATAA
- a CDS encoding VRR-NUC domain-containing protein, with the protein MNCKCGNIPLRGKDICLSCFLKEDAEKQTKSISHEEDDIQECFFKSARVIFPKLDKLLFAVPNGGKRNYPEAVRLKRQGVKRGPADILCLVPNDRYSFLCLETKTDTGTQSADQIEFQKQVEASGGLYLIYRSAASGIELLKEYLSTTKYK; encoded by the coding sequence ATGAATTGTAAATGCGGAAATATACCATTGCGGGGCAAAGATATTTGTTTGTCATGCTTCCTTAAGGAGGATGCGGAAAAGCAAACAAAATCAATATCGCACGAGGAGGATGATATACAAGAGTGCTTTTTCAAGAGTGCCAGGGTGATATTTCCTAAACTGGATAAACTTCTTTTTGCCGTGCCGAATGGCGGGAAAAGAAACTACCCTGAAGCTGTAAGACTGAAAAGGCAGGGAGTAAAACGGGGGCCGGCTGATATACTTTGCTTAGTTCCAAACGATAGATACAGTTTTCTATGCCTGGAAACAAAGACGGATACAGGCACACAATCAGCCGATCAAATAGAATTTCAGAAACAAGTTGAGGCCTCCGGCGGATTATACCTGATATACAGATCAGCCGCCTCTGGGATAGAACTACTAAAAGAGTATTTATCAACTACTAAATATAAATAA
- a CDS encoding ribosomal large subunit pseudouridine synthase B produces the protein MDSTTQEYKGIYYDGLKYSTREINMNFKIKVSGQNNGAKLHTLVGVGGYLDIVGNTDVANNLLDMAFKKGKDVVVCRLRRGLKITFYAN, from the coding sequence ATGGACTCAACTACTCAGGAATATAAGGGGATTTACTACGACGGATTGAAATATTCGACTCGTGAAATAAACATGAATTTCAAGATAAAAGTTAGCGGCCAAAATAACGGCGCAAAACTTCATACGCTCGTGGGCGTCGGTGGATATCTCGATATAGTAGGCAATACCGATGTGGCTAATAATCTTCTGGATATGGCATTCAAGAAAGGTAAGGATGTAGTTGTATGTAGGTTGAGGAGAGGTTTAAAGATAACATTTTACGCAAACTAA
- a CDS encoding helix-turn-helix domain-containing protein codes for MNNDIILQGISKDALIDEVTSKIMSRIEGIVKKASTPASPLLDKKEAAAYLNISLRKLEDLTKNGKIKYSKIDSNVRFRLSELEAYVMKNEVKIRNL; via the coding sequence ATGAATAACGATATAATACTCCAGGGAATTAGCAAGGATGCCCTTATAGATGAGGTAACAAGTAAAATAATGTCACGTATCGAGGGCATTGTGAAGAAAGCTTCTACACCTGCATCTCCACTTTTGGATAAAAAAGAAGCGGCCGCCTACCTGAATATAAGTCTTCGCAAATTAGAAGACCTGACAAAGAACGGGAAAATAAAATACTCGAAGATAGATAGTAATGTAAGGTTCAGGCTATCAGAGTTAGAGGCTTATGTAATGAAAAATGAAGTTAAGATAAGGAATCTTTAA
- a CDS encoding lipocalin family protein, which produces MKNLISFFILSLLFFSCSSDDDNQQSDISLDYIIGEWQIVNSDGTSGRFLEFNSDMTGSYLIYENKDFSFSDLFTYELSANKIILKYNKNGTKEYNILKIGSDKLKFDQWIFERSKE; this is translated from the coding sequence ATGAAAAATTTAATATCGTTTTTTATTTTATCTCTTTTATTTTTCAGTTGTAGTAGCGATGATGATAACCAACAATCCGACATTTCTCTTGATTATATCATAGGCGAATGGCAAATAGTTAATTCAGATGGCACGTCTGGCCGTTTCCTTGAATTTAATTCGGATATGACAGGTTCGTATTTGATATATGAGAATAAAGATTTTTCTTTTTCTGATTTATTTACTTATGAATTATCTGCAAATAAGATTATACTCAAATACAATAAGAATGGAACCAAAGAATATAATATACTTAAAATCGGATCAGATAAATTAAAATTCGATCAATGGATATTTGAAAGGAGTAAAGAATAA
- a CDS encoding KilA-N domain-containing protein, whose product MNEDAQLKLALIERNSENDMPIQQRLMDGYINATELCQASGKNFNDYSRLKSTNEFIDVLSSETGIPVSTLIQSVRGGDVRFQGTWVHPQVAINLAQWASPKFAVLVSKWVFEWMSGNIPSAGKLPYHLQRYMINRTQIPPTHFSVFNELVYNLIAPLEDYGYELPDSMVPDISEGRMFADWVRRAKKLNPDNFPRYNHTYPDGRSFPARLYPNELLAEFREHFHNVWLVKNAPIYFAQRDTNALPYLRKMIDSLPEGKKQEAIDSYNKVDRKLLK is encoded by the coding sequence ATGAATGAAGATGCTCAACTTAAATTAGCCTTAATAGAGAGGAATTCAGAAAATGATATGCCCATACAGCAAAGATTAATGGATGGGTATATAAATGCAACAGAATTATGTCAAGCAAGTGGAAAAAATTTCAATGATTACTCTAGACTTAAATCAACCAATGAATTTATAGATGTGCTTTCTTCCGAAACGGGAATTCCCGTTTCGACTCTAATACAATCTGTTAGAGGCGGTGATGTTAGATTTCAGGGGACATGGGTACATCCACAAGTCGCAATTAATCTTGCGCAATGGGCATCGCCTAAATTTGCAGTATTAGTATCAAAATGGGTATTCGAATGGATGAGTGGTAATATCCCAAGCGCAGGGAAATTGCCTTATCATCTTCAACGATATATGATTAATAGGACCCAAATTCCCCCTACCCATTTCTCCGTATTTAATGAACTTGTATATAATCTGATAGCACCTTTAGAGGATTATGGGTATGAGCTTCCTGATTCAATGGTTCCAGATATATCAGAGGGGAGGATGTTCGCCGATTGGGTAAGACGAGCGAAAAAGCTAAATCCTGATAACTTTCCAAGATATAATCATACATACCCTGATGGTCGTAGTTTTCCTGCACGCCTATACCCGAATGAATTATTAGCAGAATTTAGGGAGCATTTTCATAATGTATGGTTAGTGAAAAATGCCCCAATATATTTTGCTCAAAGGGATACTAACGCGCTCCCATATCTAAGGAAAATGATAGATTCATTGCCCGAAGGTAAAAAACAAGAGGCTATTGATAGCTATAATAAAGTTGATAGAAAATTATTAAAATAA
- a CDS encoding glycoside hydrolase family 108 protein, with protein sequence MAEVNKLAPIILKWEGGYNNHPLDKGGPTNMGVTVETWRKVGYDKDGDGDIDVDDLKLLTKEDVVNRVLKPHYWNRWKADQIKNQSIANILVDWVWASGSWGIKYPQRILGVADDGVVGPKTLAAINSYPDQSELFKKLWLRRKQHFEDIVKADPTQKGWIKGWLNRLNDFKFYI encoded by the coding sequence ATGGCTGAGGTTAACAAATTAGCTCCTATCATCCTGAAATGGGAAGGAGGATACAATAATCATCCGCTTGACAAAGGAGGCCCCACAAATATGGGCGTCACAGTAGAGACTTGGCGCAAAGTGGGTTATGACAAGGACGGAGACGGAGATATCGATGTGGATGATCTGAAGCTATTGACAAAAGAGGATGTTGTGAACCGTGTATTAAAACCTCATTATTGGAATAGGTGGAAAGCCGATCAGATAAAAAACCAATCGATAGCAAATATCCTTGTCGATTGGGTGTGGGCTTCTGGATCATGGGGGATAAAATATCCTCAAAGAATACTGGGAGTTGCGGATGATGGAGTCGTAGGGCCTAAAACCCTAGCTGCTATTAATAGCTATCCTGATCAATCGGAATTATTCAAAAAACTTTGGCTACGAAGAAAGCAGCATTTTGAAGACATCGTAAAAGCTGATCCTACACAAAAAGGATGGATTAAGGGATGGTTAAACCGGTTGAATGATTTTAAATTTTATATTTAA
- a CDS encoding phage holin family protein translates to MDNNYTDGFLIGLLEFFIWAKWLLALAFLLTMADLKFGISAAKYRNEIVKRSRAVRRTLDKITNYCLWIILAYTFGQAFGQPFGIDLLPLIILLVIYGVELESIYVNYFAAKGKKVKVNVFKFFSKKNDIIEVEEKEDNNG, encoded by the coding sequence ATGGATAACAACTATACAGATGGGTTCCTTATTGGATTGCTTGAGTTTTTTATTTGGGCTAAATGGCTTCTGGCATTAGCTTTTCTTTTGACAATGGCAGATTTGAAATTTGGCATATCGGCCGCTAAATATCGCAACGAAATAGTTAAGCGATCGAGAGCCGTAAGGCGGACACTCGATAAGATAACAAACTATTGTCTTTGGATTATACTCGCATATACTTTCGGTCAGGCATTCGGGCAACCGTTCGGCATTGATCTATTACCTCTTATTATCCTCCTTGTAATTTACGGAGTTGAGCTTGAAAGTATCTATGTGAACTACTTTGCTGCTAAAGGTAAAAAGGTAAAAGTAAATGTATTTAAATTCTTCTCGAAGAAAAACGATATTATAGAAGTAGAAGAAAAGGAGGACAATAATGGCTGA